The Salmo salar chromosome ssa06, Ssal_v3.1, whole genome shotgun sequence sequence ataaggctgtaacgtaacaaaacatgtaaaaagtcaagtggtctgaaaacatttccaaaatgcactgtacagtagatgtaatactatagcagAGCTATAGGCAGATGGTCTCACCCTCAGCTACAGTAGGAGTCTCTGTGCGGGCAGATGCAGGAAGCTGTGCTGGGGGATTAGTCTCTTGGACCGGACTGCTAGGAATGCCCTGGAAACACACAGCAGcacatactctcacacacacagcactaacGGACAGGCTGGTTCTAAGCTGAGGGTACATATAAAACTATTTTATAGCATCACTGTGCTGTAATAGTGTTTCTGGTAAAAATTTTGTACACCAGTGTTAAACTGTATTCTGAAAGCTGATGTCGCACAGTGCTGGTGTAATTTTGCTGAGACATTGTACATGCTGCCATGTTAAAGACTCATCAAATATGGTGCCATGCTGTACAGTGTAATTTAGCATTCATGGACTTTTTTGGGGCTATTGTTCAGTGTCATTTTGCAGAGTCATGGTGTATGGTGCCTGGTTGCACAGTATTGTGCATGCTAGGTAGTTGTGTGTTGACGGTTCTCACAGTGAGGAGGTACTCCACGGCCCGATGTGGGTTGTTGAAGCTGGCCCGGAGAGCAgctaccactctctccctctcataacCCATAGACATGATCTCTGCCAGCATGATCTCATACTCCGCTCCTGTCACTGACCAAAATAAACAAGTTGTTAACTATCTACCCGAGTTACAATGGACAATATTTACACCCATAAACACATAGCTGCTAGAAGGCATCTTACAAATCCCCATGCCCATACTACTTGCTAACATCAATCTAGCAACACAGCAGATACATTCCACACTGACACATTATTCACATATCCAGGTCGAAGTCCATCACTCACCCAAGGCAGAGGAGGCATCTCCCCCCTGGACCTCCACACTGGGGTCGGAACTGCAAACAGAACGACAGGGTCAAAAATCCAGTCAACCCATTCAAAACATTCAGTGGTATATTGTatattctgctgccaatgactggaacgaactgcaaaaaaatcactaaagctggagactaaTCTCCCTCacaagctttaagcaccagctgtcagagcagctcactgatcactgcatctgtacatagcccatctgtacatagcccatccaactacctcatccccatactgtatttatttatcttgctcctttgcaccccagtatctctacttgcacattcatcttctgcacatgctaccattccagtgtttaatttctatattgtaattacttcgccaccatggcctatttattgccttacctcccttatactacctcatttgcacatgctgtatatagactttttgtactgtattattgattgcatgtttgtttattccatgtgtaactctgtgttgttgtatgtgtcgaactgctttgctttatcttggccaggtcgcagttgcaaatgagaacttgttatcaaatagcctacctggttaaataaaagtaaaataaaacaattgtgTCCGTAaataatatgccatttagcaaacgcttttatccaaagcgacttagtcatgcgtTCATACATTTTCCCTATGGGTAGTCCCGGGAAATGAACCCACTATCCTtgagttgcaaacaccatgctctaccaactgagctacagggactaCAGGGGGTGTATTCAGTAAGATGAAAAAAACTAAGAAATGTTGAATAATGTTTAGGATATATTTGTCCTACACAAAATGTGTCTATGTTAAGAGTTCTGCAATGCTCTACCCTCCTGAACAGGCCTCAAGATTACTTTATTACGCTCTCCAATTTGGCAGACTGTCTACCAAATCATAGGTTAATATCAGTTCTACAGCTGTCTTCTGTCTGCCTACCTGGCTGGAGCTGGGGGCTCTGCGACTGAAGGTGTGGGCTCCTCTGGGGGGATAGGGATGGCTGCAGGGGCCGGGCCCGCAGACGACCCAGAGTCCTGGACAGGGGCCTTGGGTGCCTCTGAGGAAGGTGTTGAAGCAGCTGTGGCAGACTTTGCCTAGTTCCAGAGGAGATATAAACAGGCTATTACTGTCATCTATGCAGACAATCATGTAACCCAAAACAGGTGGGTGCAGCTCATTATGAGTCCAAGTAAAATGGATTCGGAAATGTACCTTCGATACCATAACTACAACGAAATTCTTCTCGTCAATTTTGTAGTCTTTAATAGGTGTGTCATCTTGCAGGATTTTGCCAGCATATATGAGCTTCTGTCCAGACACTGGGAAGTTATCTTTCCCCCTTTCTGCTTCTATCTTCTCCTTCAATGCCTTCACCTGTTGAAACCAAAAAGAAGCTGTTCAGCCTTGCTTTAATTGTTAAACACAGTGCAACCAAAAAGTTGCTCGCTAACACTGACTGTTTGAATTGCCCAACTTTTTACATTGCGGTTTACCTTACATGATGTAGTTAGCTAGCCATTTTCACTCGTTATGACCTAGCTAGTAAATGTCTGCTATAATATTGCTGATTAATCGTCCAACTAGACTTGCATAGACTAAAATAGATAAcgtagttagctaactagctagtaatATGGCTGTCTAGCTAACGCTAGATAGTTGGCTTAAACTCACATTAACGCGATGAGGGATAACTAACGTTGGCTAGTCATGTAGCAAGCTGATGTTTTAGAGGATAAtaatttacctagctagctaataatgagactcaacattgGATTAGCAAATTGACACACATTAGCTTGCAAGCTAGTTTGCTTTAGCTATGTCATGCTGGAAAGCTAAGACTA is a genomic window containing:
- the rad23aa gene encoding RAD23 homolog A, nucleotide excision repair protein a isoform X2: MQITLKTLQQQTIQIDIDPDQTVKALKEKIEAERGKDNFPVSGQKLIYAGKILQDDTPIKDYKIDEKNFVVVMVSKAKSATAASTPSSEAPKAPVQDSGSSAGPAPAAIPIPPEEPTPSVAEPPAPASSDPSVEVQGGDASSALGAEYEIMLAEIMSMGYERERVVAALRASFNNPHRAVEYLLTGIPSSPVQETNPPAQLPASARTETPTVAEGENPLEFLRSQPQFQSMRQVIQQNPSLLPALLQQLGRENPQLLQQISQYQELFIQMLNEPAGEVGDVPEVGDLGAAVEEGAPVNYIQVTPQEKEAIERLKALGFPEALVIQAYFACEKNENLAANFLLNQGFEDE
- the rad23aa gene encoding RAD23 homolog A, nucleotide excision repair protein a isoform X1; translation: MQITLKTLQQQTIQIDIDPDQTVKALKEKIEAERGKDNFPVSGQKLIYAGKILQDDTPIKDYKIDEKNFVVVMVSKAKSATAASTPSSEAPKAPVQDSGSSAGPAPAAIPIPPEEPTPSVAEPPAPASSDPSVEVQGGDASSALVTGAEYEIMLAEIMSMGYERERVVAALRASFNNPHRAVEYLLTGIPSSPVQETNPPAQLPASARTETPTVAEGENPLEFLRSQPQFQSMRQVIQQNPSLLPALLQQLGRENPQLLQQISQYQELFIQMLNEPAGEVGDVPEVGDLGAAVEEGAPVNYIQVTPQEKEAIERLKALGFPEALVIQAYFACEKNENLAANFLLNQGFEDE